One window of the Corvus moneduloides isolate bCorMon1 chromosome 10, bCorMon1.pri, whole genome shotgun sequence genome contains the following:
- the HRG gene encoding histidine-rich glycoprotein gives MLLLASAFFLTLLQCSNAQNETSITPADCNTIETDAGVALDLVNRHRRDGYVFGLFRVADAHELHLGNSSVLYLTLDVLETECSVLSRRHWESCEYSDTYPMDFGQCKIITYTNHLLKKPQLYGFNCTFSPVPPDLVECKDCPVKLEALEVTEQHKDIAAKALKKFNSEGNHTNNFAVDKVERILRMTASREGHILGFSIKETNCSKSMQQADQALECDFLHDWHAHTGFCKARIISDADETDGTDISCEIYHPWHHGCGRGGKYSGLGHPHRHPHCHHHFGHRHQRKHHHRHECPPSSQSRPEHPEHNPKYSKEDQDSNEELAISSPPPPHDEPDRHHPPHHHGPPCPPPHGPDHHHPPHHHGPPCPPPHGPDHHHPPHHHGPPCPPPHGPDHHHPPHHHGPPCPPPHGPDHHHPPHHHGPPCPPPHGPDHHHPPHHHGPPCPPPHGPDHHHPPHHHRPPCPPPHGPDHHHPPHHHGPRCPPPPGHPPHHCHHYHRYHHNKTSISGKYFPCHITGTVYRIPVLNQQDSLTPPTANFPELSQCNLYFSSTGEGILFTGSRLKDAAEAPGFPDHPTQSKSCPGKPKLDLPKILSLFPHSFVKENSPL, from the exons atgctgcttctagcttcagctttttttctgacacTACTGCAGTGCTCTAATGCCCAAAACGAAACAAGCATTACCCCTGCAGACTGTAACACCATTGAAACAGATGCAGGAGTGGCCCTGGATTTGGTCAACAGACATCGCAGAGATGGCTATGTTTTTGGTTTATTCCGTGTTGCTGATGCACATGAACTACATTTA GGAAATTCATCAGTCCTCTACCTAACTTTGGATGTGCTGGAAACGGAATGCTCTGTCCTATCCAGAAGACACTGGGAGTCTTGTGAATACAGTGACACCTATCCAATG gaCTTTGGGCAATGTAAGATTATCACATATACAAACCATCTGCTGAAGAAACCTCAACTATATGGATTTAATTGTACATTTAGTCCAG TTCCACCTGACTTAGTAGAGTGCAAAGATTGTCCTGTGAAACTTGAAGCCTTAGAAGTTACTGAGCAACATAAAGATATCGCTGCAAAGGCCCTGAAGAAATTCAACAGTGAAGGTAACCACACAAACAACTTTGCTGTGGATAAAGTTGAAAGAATTTTAAGGATG ACTGCCTCCCGTGAAGGTCACATTTTAGGATTCTCTATAAAAGAGACCAACTGCTCCAAATCTATGCAGCAAGCAGATCAAGCATTGGAATGTGATTTTCTGCATGACTGGCACGCT CACACCGGATTCTGCAAAGCAAGAATTATCAGTGATGCAGATGAAACGGATGGAACAGATATAAGCTGTGAAATCTACCATCCCTGG CACCATGGCTGTGGGCGAGGAGGCAAATATTCAGGTCTGGGACATCCACACAGACATCCCCATTGTCATCATCATTTTGGTCACAGACATCAACGTAAGCATCACCACAGACATGAATGTCCCCCCTCTTCTCAGTCCAGACCTGAACACCCTGAGCATAACCCCAAATACAGCAAGGAAGATCAAGACAGCAATGAAGAACTTGCTatttcttctccccctcctccccatgATGAACCAGATCGCCACCACCCTCCCCACCATCACGGCCCAccctgtcctcctcctcatgGACCAGATCACCACCACCCTCCCCACCATCACGGACCAccctgtcctcctcctcatgGACCAGATCACCACCACCCTCCCCACCACCACGGACCAccctgtcctcctcctcatgGACCAGATCACCACCACCCTCCCCACCATCACGGACCAccctgtcctcctcctcatgGACCAGATCACCACCACCCTCCCCACCATCACGGACCAccctgtcctcctcctcatgGACCAGATCACCACCACCCTCCCCACCATCACGGACCAccctgtcctcctcctcatgGACCAGATCACCACCACCCTCCCCACCATCACAGACCAccctgtcctcctcctcatgGACCAGATCACCACCACCCTCCCCACCACCACGGACCACGCTGTCCCCCTCCTCCAGGACACCCTCCTCATCACTGTCATCACTATCACAGATATCATCACAACAAGACAAGCATATCAGGAAAGTATTTTCCATGCCACATAACAGGAACTGTCTATCGCATACCAGTTCTCAATCAGCAGGATTCTCTCACACCTCCCACTGCAAACTTTCCTGAGCTATCCCAATGCAACCTTTACTTCTCCAGCACTGGTGAAGGTATTCTCTTCACTGGCTCAAGACTAAAGGACGCAGCAGAAGCTCCAGGCTTTCCAGATCACCCTACACAATCAAAATCATGCCCCGGAAAACCCAAACTTGACCTTCCaaaaattttgtctttatttccaCATAgctttgtaaaagaaaattctcCTCTGTGA